A genomic segment from Pseudanabaena sp. BC1403 encodes:
- a CDS encoding phosphatidate cytidylyltransferase produces MEINLAAPVLITLAGIFGLLAIATLTVLGLALSHWDTDYSELNARIKSWWVMVTIFSLAILLKHPASIIFFMFLSFIALREYLSVIPTRFSDRRVLLWAYLAIVLQYFWIYIGWYGMFLIFIPIYMFLLLPMRMLLNGETEGFLNAIGTIHWGLMLNVYTISHLSYLIMLPSSGNPIAGGTGLLVYLLLLTEINDISQYIFGKLFGRHKIIPKVSPNKTVEGLLGGVLTTTGLAIALAPWLTPFDLIHAGFLGLLLSLTGFIGDVNISALKRDLGIKDSGNLLPGHGGILDRIDSLTYTAPLFFHFTVYFYFQGQLL; encoded by the coding sequence ATGGAAATAAATTTAGCTGCACCAGTGTTAATTACCCTCGCTGGAATTTTTGGACTACTTGCGATCGCTACCCTTACCGTCCTCGGTTTAGCGCTCAGTCATTGGGATACAGACTATAGCGAACTAAACGCTCGTATCAAATCTTGGTGGGTGATGGTAACTATTTTTAGTCTCGCCATATTACTAAAACATCCCGCTTCTATCATCTTCTTTATGTTTCTCAGTTTTATCGCTCTCCGAGAATATCTTTCAGTAATTCCCACTCGATTTAGCGATCGCCGCGTTTTACTCTGGGCATACCTTGCCATAGTTCTCCAATACTTCTGGATTTATATTGGTTGGTACGGAATGTTTTTAATTTTCATTCCCATCTATATGTTCTTGCTCCTTCCAATGCGCATGTTGCTCAATGGTGAAACCGAAGGTTTTTTAAATGCGATCGGGACAATCCATTGGGGGCTGATGCTGAATGTATATACGATTAGCCACCTCTCTTACCTAATCATGCTGCCATCAAGCGGCAATCCGATCGCAGGTGGTACAGGCTTATTAGTTTATCTATTGCTGCTGACGGAAATCAACGATATTTCTCAATATATCTTTGGCAAGCTATTTGGTCGCCATAAAATCATTCCCAAAGTCAGTCCCAATAAAACCGTTGAAGGATTGCTAGGAGGAGTTTTGACAACTACTGGGTTAGCAATCGCCTTAGCACCTTGGTTGACTCCTTTTGATTTAATCCATGCTGGTTTTCTAGGGCTATTGCTCAGCCTGACAGGATTTATCGGAGATGTGAATATCTCTGCTCTGAAAAGAGATTTGGGCATTAAAGATAGCGGCAATCTGCTGCCTGGACATGGTGGCATTTTGGATCGCATTGATAGCCTTACTTACACAGCTCCTCTATTTTTCCACTTCACAGTTTATTTTTACTTCCAAGGACAATTGCTATGA
- a CDS encoding TVP38/TMEM64 family protein, producing MVSPAFAQDPAIQNFNPQELIRSALKWVESLGYIGGLVFVLIYIVSTVAFIPGSLLTLGAGVLFGVVLGSLYVFVGATLGAIAAFLVGRYLARDWIGKKIEGNEKFAAIDRAVAHEGFKIVLLTRLSPVFPFNLLNYAFGVTGVTLKDYALASVGMFPGTVMYVYIGSLAGDIARIGSENQPTDSTIQWVIRIVGFIATVAVTLYVTSIARKAISEISN from the coding sequence ATGGTTAGTCCTGCCTTTGCACAAGATCCCGCTATCCAAAACTTCAATCCCCAAGAGCTAATTCGCTCAGCCTTGAAATGGGTAGAAAGCCTAGGCTATATTGGTGGGCTTGTCTTTGTGCTCATTTATATTGTTTCTACGGTCGCCTTCATTCCAGGTTCGCTTTTGACTTTAGGTGCAGGCGTGCTATTTGGCGTTGTCTTAGGCTCTCTCTATGTTTTTGTTGGTGCGACTTTGGGTGCGATCGCAGCTTTTCTGGTTGGGCGATATTTAGCCCGTGACTGGATTGGCAAGAAGATTGAAGGCAACGAAAAATTTGCTGCGATCGATCGAGCTGTTGCCCATGAGGGATTCAAAATCGTTCTCTTAACGCGACTATCCCCAGTATTTCCATTTAATTTACTTAACTATGCATTTGGTGTCACGGGAGTTACGCTCAAAGACTATGCTCTAGCCTCAGTGGGCATGTTCCCTGGAACGGTGATGTATGTCTATATCGGTTCTCTGGCTGGAGATATTGCCCGTATTGGCAGCGAAAATCAGCCTACAGATTCCACAATTCAGTGGGTAATTCGGATTGTTGGTTTTATTGCCACAGTTGCTGTAACGCTATATGTGACAAGCATTGCGCGTAAGGCGATCTCTGAAATCAGCAATTAG
- a CDS encoding PhoH family protein — MKKIFVLDTNVLLYDPTAMKRFEDNEVVLPMTIIEELDRFKKQPEMIGRNARQVSRSLDELRIQGNIIKGIDLENGGLLRVALCDRETLKTLPIELEGDRNDNAILAVALELKRSCQCRVVMVSKDTNLRIKADALGLEAQDYETNKVDISELYTGITEVTVDPTKIDQLFKNDAITIDGERCPNQAVMLVDQFNPSHTALAIASNSSQNSTKLVAINKLVNSGIVGINARNREQKFALDLLLNDAIPLVTLVGKAGTGKTLLAIAVGLHKVADERVYTRLLISRPVIPMGKDIGFLPGDIKEKLTPWMQPIYDNFDLIFGSQSPKGPKEKRSLHPHTRRGHEDLMERGLLQIEPLTYIRGRTIPQQFLIVDEAQNLTPHELKTILTRAGEGTKVVLTGDPEQIDNPYIDAASNGLTYVVERFKNDPLAGHITLSKGERSQLAERSTELL; from the coding sequence ATGAAAAAGATTTTTGTGCTTGATACTAATGTGCTGTTGTACGATCCAACTGCAATGAAACGCTTTGAAGATAATGAAGTCGTCTTACCGATGACGATTATTGAAGAACTTGATCGCTTTAAAAAACAGCCTGAGATGATCGGACGCAATGCGCGTCAGGTGTCACGATCCTTAGACGAATTGAGAATTCAAGGGAATATTATCAAAGGCATTGATCTCGAAAATGGGGGACTACTGCGAGTTGCCCTGTGCGATCGCGAAACTTTAAAAACCTTGCCTATTGAACTTGAAGGCGATCGCAATGACAATGCTATTCTTGCAGTTGCGCTCGAACTCAAGCGCAGTTGTCAATGTCGAGTCGTCATGGTCAGCAAGGATACCAACCTTCGCATCAAAGCCGATGCTTTAGGACTGGAAGCCCAAGATTACGAGACCAATAAGGTTGATATTTCAGAACTCTATACAGGTATTACTGAAGTAACCGTAGATCCGACAAAAATCGATCAACTTTTTAAAAATGACGCGATTACAATTGATGGCGAACGCTGCCCTAATCAAGCAGTGATGCTAGTTGATCAATTCAATCCATCTCATACTGCGCTAGCGATCGCCAGTAATAGCAGCCAAAATTCTACCAAACTCGTAGCCATCAATAAGCTGGTCAATTCAGGGATTGTAGGCATCAATGCGCGTAATCGCGAACAGAAATTTGCCCTCGATCTTTTGCTCAATGATGCAATTCCCTTGGTTACTCTCGTTGGTAAAGCTGGTACTGGGAAGACTTTGTTAGCGATCGCGGTGGGATTGCACAAAGTTGCCGATGAGCGAGTATATACTAGACTGCTGATCTCGCGTCCTGTAATTCCTATGGGTAAAGACATTGGCTTTCTCCCAGGGGACATCAAAGAAAAACTCACACCTTGGATGCAACCGATTTACGATAATTTTGATCTGATTTTTGGCTCGCAGTCTCCTAAAGGTCCTAAAGAAAAGCGTAGTCTTCATCCCCATACTCGGCGAGGACATGAAGATCTAATGGAAAGAGGACTGCTTCAGATTGAACCTCTCACTTACATTCGAGGACGAACTATTCCTCAGCAATTTCTGATTGTGGATGAAGCCCAAAACCTCACGCCCCATGAGCTTAAAACTATTCTTACCCGTGCTGGTGAAGGGACAAAAGTAGTTCTAACTGGTGACCCTGAACAAATTGATAATCCCTATATCGACGCTGCAAGTAACGGGCTAACCTATGTGGTTGAACGATTTAAAAATGATCCTCTGGCGGGGCATATTACCCTTAGTAAGGGTGAACGCTCTCAGTTAGCAGAACGTTCTACCGAACTTCTTTAA
- a CDS encoding protein phosphatase 2C domain-containing protein gives MEKQDQATAVEQQYLWAVGLDTDAFPPNALIGDRYRVLSSQIVVDTDTYSLPELPLEFQTYVVSYLKLSRLSLHLPRPYGLLLMGEELSISEIFLLENVPIDRKGNLCPTLAEVWAEASALRQINLLWQVLNLWEPLAEQNMARTLIDPKLVRVDGMWVRLLELQADVAAVHISQLGDIWVQWLDLAKPEIAEPIAEFFYSLGRGEYDINSAIAYLDQMSLKVMENQPLTVRIASASDVGQQREHNEDACYPDVKRQKRSEQVDSLRDRLAIVCDGLGGHEGGEVASSLAIKTLEQQLKTLLQQAENDPDFSAQGFIAQLEMVARVVNNQIVAINDQQQRHAQQRMGTTLVMAVMPRPNGNNSNEVYVVHVGDSRLYCVTKDNLRQVTLDDDVATRETTLGYNFYAYSSQRIDGGALIQALGTRGSDMLVPRVQRFFIDEDCLLLLCSDGLSDFDRVEQIYDGYLLPVVSENKPLDRSCQDLIDKANELNGHDNITVALMRCRFAPADADEDLATENSIPASTHSSEEDIDTEDIQPESGDAAGALALTSPNSKDSEETEFEMEDNAKSIDIDSAKTEFAVPKQTNSTFIIILILVALILGSGLAAMQFPEVKNWVRQNLPTSLQRFVP, from the coding sequence ATGGAAAAACAAGATCAGGCTACGGCAGTTGAGCAGCAATATCTTTGGGCAGTTGGTCTTGATACCGATGCATTTCCGCCCAATGCGCTGATTGGCGATCGCTATCGTGTCCTCTCCTCACAAATTGTTGTTGATACGGATACATACTCACTGCCAGAGTTGCCACTTGAATTTCAGACCTATGTGGTGTCTTATTTGAAGCTGTCTAGACTGAGCTTGCATTTACCCCGACCATATGGCTTATTGCTAATGGGCGAAGAACTAAGTATTTCTGAAATATTTTTATTAGAAAATGTGCCGATCGATCGCAAAGGCAATCTTTGCCCGACCTTGGCTGAGGTATGGGCGGAAGCATCAGCTTTGCGGCAAATTAATTTGCTCTGGCAAGTCCTAAACCTCTGGGAACCTCTGGCTGAGCAAAATATGGCGCGTACCTTGATCGATCCCAAATTAGTGCGGGTCGATGGCATGTGGGTGCGCTTGTTGGAATTGCAAGCAGATGTTGCCGCCGTGCATATCTCGCAATTAGGTGATATATGGGTGCAATGGCTGGATCTGGCTAAGCCTGAGATCGCGGAACCGATCGCTGAATTTTTCTATAGTCTGGGGCGTGGCGAATATGACATCAATAGTGCGATCGCCTATCTCGATCAAATGTCACTCAAGGTGATGGAAAATCAACCCCTCACAGTGCGAATAGCCAGTGCTAGTGATGTCGGACAGCAGCGTGAACATAATGAAGATGCTTGCTATCCTGATGTGAAACGCCAAAAGCGCTCTGAACAGGTTGATAGTCTACGCGATCGCTTAGCGATCGTTTGTGATGGTCTGGGAGGACATGAGGGCGGTGAAGTGGCAAGTTCTCTCGCAATTAAGACCCTCGAACAACAACTGAAAACTTTATTACAACAAGCTGAAAACGATCCCGATTTTTCTGCTCAGGGTTTTATTGCCCAATTGGAAATGGTGGCTCGCGTTGTTAACAATCAAATTGTGGCAATTAATGACCAGCAGCAGCGTCATGCTCAGCAACGCATGGGGACAACGCTGGTGATGGCAGTCATGCCTCGTCCTAACGGCAATAACAGCAATGAGGTCTATGTCGTGCATGTCGGCGATAGCCGTCTGTACTGCGTCACTAAAGACAATTTACGTCAAGTCACCCTCGATGATGATGTGGCTACTCGCGAAACCACTCTTGGCTATAACTTTTATGCCTATTCTTCCCAACGCATCGATGGCGGCGCTTTGATTCAGGCTTTAGGAACAAGAGGTTCCGATATGCTAGTGCCGCGAGTGCAGAGATTTTTCATTGATGAAGATTGCCTCTTGCTGCTTTGCTCTGATGGGTTGAGTGACTTTGATCGGGTCGAGCAAATTTATGATGGCTATCTCCTCCCTGTTGTAAGTGAAAATAAGCCTCTTGACCGTAGTTGCCAAGATCTGATTGATAAGGCAAATGAACTTAATGGACATGACAATATTACGGTTGCACTGATGCGCTGTCGATTTGCACCCGCCGATGCTGATGAGGATTTGGCAACCGAAAATAGTATCCCCGCATCAACTCATAGTTCTGAAGAAGATATAGATACTGAAGACATCCAGCCTGAGTCTGGAGATGCCGCAGGCGCACTGGCTTTGACTTCACCAAACTCTAAAGATTCAGAAGAGACCGAGTTTGAGATGGAAGATAATGCTAAATCTATCGATATCGATTCGGCTAAGACAGAGTTTGCAGTGCCAAAGCAAACCAATAGTACTTTTATTATCATTTTGATTTTAGTGGCTCTGATTTTGGGTAGTGGCTTAGCAGCAATGCAGTTTCCTGAAGTTAAGAACTGGGTGCGTCAAAACTTACCGACTAGTCTCCAGAGATTCGTTCCTTAA
- a CDS encoding class I SAM-dependent methyltransferase family protein gives MLQKTFPTYEQLLLPLPIWNPKAWYYGLMNLSLKTIGKLSRGIQIGFQYGFDSGVMLEYVYKNQPSGITPLGTLIDWFYLNSQGWRGIRSRSQLMKTTLHRVLQSYQQQNIPCHLLDVACGGGRYDLEVLQEFEQELGNNAIAATLRDYKLENVTKARQLATQFGVDAQIEQADAFNDEDLDRVLPRPNLVIVSGLHEILPNDALIKNHFQQLYRILDASGTLIFTIQPQHPQLEMIARTLPAHTGLPWIMRVRSWELIRQWAEAAGFQNFQVQMEENGIFGVVTTEKHI, from the coding sequence ATGCTACAAAAAACATTTCCCACCTACGAACAACTTTTGCTCCCTCTACCAATCTGGAATCCTAAAGCTTGGTACTACGGATTGATGAATCTTTCTCTCAAAACCATTGGCAAACTATCGCGAGGCATTCAGATCGGATTTCAGTATGGTTTTGATTCAGGTGTGATGCTGGAGTATGTTTATAAAAATCAGCCCAGTGGCATTACTCCTCTAGGAACTCTCATTGACTGGTTCTATCTCAATTCTCAGGGATGGCGCGGCATTAGATCGCGATCGCAGTTGATGAAAACCACACTCCACAGAGTTTTACAGTCCTATCAACAACAAAATATTCCTTGTCATTTGTTGGATGTTGCTTGCGGTGGTGGTCGCTACGATCTAGAGGTGTTGCAAGAATTTGAACAAGAATTGGGGAATAATGCGATCGCAGCAACCCTACGCGATTACAAATTAGAGAATGTTACCAAGGCTCGTCAACTAGCAACCCAGTTCGGAGTTGATGCCCAGATCGAACAGGCTGATGCGTTCAATGACGAAGATCTAGATCGGGTACTACCAAGACCAAACTTGGTAATTGTGTCTGGACTGCATGAGATTTTGCCCAATGATGCGCTGATTAAAAATCACTTTCAGCAACTTTATCGGATTCTCGATGCATCAGGGACACTGATTTTCACGATTCAGCCACAGCATCCTCAACTAGAAATGATTGCCCGTACTTTGCCAGCACATACGGGACTTCCTTGGATAATGCGGGTGCGTTCTTGGGAACTCATTCGTCAATGGGCTGAAGCGGCTGGTTTTCAAAACTTTCAGGTACAAATGGAAGAAAATGGCATCTTTGGAGTTGTCACGACTGAAAAGCACATCTGA
- the hrcA gene encoding heat-inducible transcriptional repressor HrcA, with amino-acid sequence MKQHLTNREQKVLWATIDHYILTAEPVGSKALVSGYDFDISPATIRNVMNMLDRSGLLFQPHTSAGRVPSDSGYRVYVDELIDPASELTYSTHQFLASKSDRLGKSSLDGVMRDVAQILATLSGCIAVITSPNMQTMRIRHLQLVMVDDCKVMAIAVSDTYHTASVTMDLPTETKPEVLEGELNILNNFLNEHLRDKNWSELNSALQWDDLDRQFQNYAVLLQQSLQQLMKLCDRTALGQMFISGLTELLRQPEFSNLRQVQNIVQLLEADRASLMALIIDQPTPSANSVSIRIGSEISIEPIQNCTFISSTYLCDDKPVGTVGVLGPTRLGYTRAIASVQAAALHLTDAISKW; translated from the coding sequence ATGAAGCAACACCTCACCAATCGCGAACAAAAAGTTCTTTGGGCAACTATCGATCACTATATTTTAACAGCAGAACCAGTTGGCTCTAAGGCTTTGGTGTCAGGTTATGACTTTGATATTAGCCCTGCCACGATTCGCAATGTGATGAATATGCTCGATCGCAGTGGTTTGCTATTTCAGCCGCACACATCAGCGGGGCGAGTCCCCTCGGACTCTGGCTATCGAGTCTATGTCGATGAATTGATCGATCCTGCCAGCGAGCTAACCTATAGTACGCATCAGTTTCTTGCTAGTAAGAGCGATCGCCTCGGCAAGTCCAGTCTAGATGGGGTGATGCGTGATGTTGCTCAGATTCTAGCAACCCTGAGCGGTTGCATCGCTGTAATTACATCTCCAAATATGCAAACGATGCGGATACGGCATTTGCAATTAGTAATGGTGGATGATTGCAAAGTCATGGCGATCGCAGTTAGCGATACTTATCACACTGCCTCAGTAACGATGGATTTACCCACCGAAACTAAGCCCGAAGTTTTGGAAGGCGAATTAAATATTCTTAATAATTTCTTGAATGAACATTTGCGTGATAAGAACTGGTCGGAGCTAAATAGCGCTTTGCAGTGGGACGATCTTGATCGCCAGTTTCAGAATTATGCGGTGTTGTTACAGCAGTCCTTGCAACAGCTTATGAAACTATGCGATCGCACCGCTCTGGGACAAATGTTTATTAGTGGCTTAACGGAGTTATTACGCCAACCTGAGTTTTCTAATCTGCGTCAGGTGCAAAATATTGTGCAGTTACTAGAAGCAGATCGCGCTTCGTTAATGGCGCTAATTATCGATCAGCCCACTCCTTCCGCAAATTCCGTAAGCATCAGAATTGGTTCCGAAATTTCAATTGAGCCAATTCAAAACTGTACATTTATTTCTAGTACTTATCTCTGTGATGATAAGCCCGTAGGGACAGTGGGCGTATTAGGTCCAACCAGATTGGGTTACACAAGGGCGATCGCTTCTGTACAAGCCGCCGCGTTACATCTAACTGATGCGATTAGTAAATGGTAG
- a CDS encoding CDP-alcohol phosphatidyltransferase family protein — MISIYQCKSAFQNLLRPLVVQLATWQISPNQVTGAAIFLSGVTGLALVQSTQLAHPFLPTTQQVLCSLPIALLVRMGLNAIDGMLAREHDQKSALGCILNEMGDVISDVFLYLPFALIADISAPLIVGIVILAIASEMVGVLGYEIDRKRHYEGPMGKSDRALVFGVIGLILGLGIAPTQWLNILLIGVIFLQIWTIINRTQGMLQEVEAWK; from the coding sequence ATGATTTCAATCTACCAATGCAAATCAGCCTTTCAAAATCTGCTCCGCCCATTAGTAGTCCAATTGGCAACATGGCAAATTTCTCCTAATCAAGTTACGGGAGCAGCGATTTTTTTGTCAGGGGTGACGGGACTAGCACTTGTGCAAAGTACGCAACTCGCGCATCCTTTTTTGCCCACGACGCAACAGGTTCTTTGCTCTCTGCCGATCGCCTTATTAGTCCGTATGGGGCTGAATGCGATCGATGGAATGCTAGCTCGCGAACATGATCAGAAATCAGCCTTGGGCTGCATTCTCAATGAGATGGGAGATGTCATTTCCGATGTTTTTCTCTATCTACCATTTGCGCTAATTGCTGATATTTCTGCTCCCTTGATTGTTGGAATTGTAATATTAGCGATCGCTTCGGAAATGGTCGGGGTCTTAGGTTATGAGATTGACCGTAAACGCCATTACGAAGGCCCAATGGGCAAAAGCGATCGCGCCTTAGTATTTGGTGTAATCGGCTTGATCCTCGGTTTAGGAATTGCTCCCACTCAATGGCTCAATATCCTTTTAATTGGAGTGATTTTTCTGCAAATTTGGACAATTATTAATCGCACTCAAGGAATGTTACAGGAGGTAGAAGCATGGAAATAA
- a CDS encoding NAD(P)H-hydrate dehydratase — MNSLLSAQAIATAAQVQAIENLIFQAGMPVAALMEKVALRISQRLTELYPAQSYGRIGVLVGSGHNGGDALVIARELHHQGRQVKIYTPFTKSKPLTRVHGCYAKSLGIPFVSLEALQDCDLLIDGIFGFGLERDVVGDVAIAINTINNNWQIPVLSIDLPSGIHTDRGDVMGTAICATNTFCLGLWKRGLLTEAATPYVGNLERIGFDIPEKFVLQILGEQHPLWRINPKAVMRDRLPMTRNPITHKYEVGHLLLVVGSQKYGGAALLASMGAKATGVGMLSIAVPNSLKSLILAQVPDALIIGCPETESGAIASLPDLDLRKYQAIACGCGLSAEAFPIVEQMIDSDRPLVLDADGLNALATMRKSQITKKLSQRNSALIMTPHWGEFCRLFPELSEVERLEALQTAVNQTQATILLKGARTAIAFPQGKTSQTWVNPESTPALARGGSGDVLAGMIGGILAQGMAASDVAIAATVWHSQAAIWLASQRTEMGVDPVTLAQNLLPFERIN; from the coding sequence ATGAATAGTCTTCTCTCCGCACAGGCGATCGCTACGGCTGCACAAGTGCAAGCGATCGAGAATTTGATTTTTCAGGCAGGTATGCCCGTAGCTGCCCTAATGGAAAAGGTCGCCTTGCGGATTAGCCAAAGGTTAACCGAACTCTATCCTGCTCAATCCTATGGGCGGATTGGTGTACTAGTTGGCTCTGGTCATAATGGCGGTGATGCCTTGGTGATCGCGAGAGAACTACATCATCAAGGGCGACAGGTCAAAATTTATACCCCGTTCACAAAATCTAAACCTTTAACACGAGTTCATGGGTGCTATGCCAAAAGTTTAGGTATTCCTTTTGTGAGTTTGGAAGCATTGCAAGATTGCGATTTGCTAATCGATGGTATCTTTGGCTTTGGATTAGAGCGGGATGTGGTTGGCGATGTCGCGATCGCGATCAACACGATCAATAATAATTGGCAAATCCCAGTTCTCAGCATTGATCTGCCATCAGGAATCCACACCGATCGCGGTGATGTAATGGGAACGGCGATTTGTGCTACCAATACCTTTTGTTTAGGCTTATGGAAGCGAGGCTTGCTGACAGAAGCTGCTACGCCATATGTTGGTAATCTCGAAAGGATCGGGTTTGATATTCCCGAAAAATTTGTACTTCAGATCCTTGGTGAGCAACATCCATTATGGCGAATTAATCCTAAAGCAGTAATGCGCGATCGCCTTCCTATGACACGTAATCCCATAACTCATAAGTATGAAGTTGGGCATTTACTGCTAGTTGTTGGTTCTCAGAAATATGGTGGTGCTGCCCTTCTTGCCTCTATGGGCGCAAAGGCTACAGGGGTGGGCATGTTATCGATCGCTGTTCCAAATTCTCTCAAATCTTTGATTCTTGCCCAAGTTCCTGATGCTCTCATCATTGGCTGTCCTGAAACAGAATCTGGAGCGATCGCCTCATTGCCTGATCTCGATTTACGAAAATATCAAGCGATCGCTTGTGGTTGTGGGCTTTCTGCTGAGGCTTTCCCAATTGTGGAACAGATGATAGATAGCGATCGCCCTTTAGTTCTGGATGCCGATGGATTAAATGCTTTAGCTACAATGCGTAAATCTCAAATTACCAAAAAATTGAGTCAGCGTAATAGTGCGCTGATTATGACACCACATTGGGGTGAGTTCTGTCGCTTATTTCCAGAGCTGAGTGAAGTTGAAAGATTAGAGGCTCTGCAAACTGCGGTCAATCAAACACAAGCAACTATTTTACTTAAGGGTGCAAGAACGGCGATCGCGTTTCCTCAGGGCAAAACATCACAGACATGGGTCAATCCAGAAAGCACACCAGCTTTGGCAAGAGGAGGCAGTGGTGATGTTCTAGCAGGTATGATTGGTGGGATTTTAGCGCAAGGCATGGCAGCAAGTGATGTAGCGATCGCGGCGACAGTTTGGCATTCTCAAGCAGCGATCTGGCTAGCAAGTCAGCGCACGGAAATGGGCGTTGATCCTGTGACTCTTGCTCAAAATTTATTGCCATTTGAGAGAATCAATTAA
- the arsM gene encoding arsenosugar biosynthesis arsenite methyltransferase ArsM: MSYLETTAEFYAEAAKTPQVGLCCISTPPLQYPNLKIPQIIEQMNYGCGTTIHPTELRGNPTVLYIGVGGGLEALQFAYFCRRKGGVIAVDPVAAMREVAGHNLQLAAQENDWFDPDFVNILEGDAFALPVADASVDVVAQNCLFNIFEPQDLQRALKEVYRVLKPKGRLIMSDPIATRPIPTNLQSDERLRAMCLSGALTYDQYIHYLVEVGFGQIEVRARRPYRLLDTHSFDLDTPLMLESLDSVSFKVPIPSDGACVFTGKTAVYSGSDSSLDDRAGHVLQRGNPLSVCDKTASKLAEKFPQEVMITDSTWHYNGGGCC, from the coding sequence ATGAGCTATCTCGAAACTACTGCCGAATTTTATGCGGAAGCCGCAAAAACTCCACAAGTTGGTTTGTGCTGCATCAGTACACCACCACTGCAATATCCAAATCTCAAAATCCCTCAAATCATTGAGCAGATGAACTATGGCTGTGGGACAACCATCCATCCTACAGAATTACGGGGTAACCCAACAGTCCTGTATATTGGCGTTGGCGGTGGTTTAGAGGCTCTTCAATTTGCGTATTTCTGTCGTCGAAAAGGAGGTGTTATTGCCGTCGATCCTGTCGCGGCGATGCGTGAAGTTGCTGGTCATAATTTACAATTAGCAGCTCAAGAGAATGATTGGTTTGATCCTGATTTTGTAAATATCCTAGAAGGAGATGCTTTTGCCTTACCCGTTGCCGATGCCTCAGTAGATGTGGTTGCCCAAAACTGTCTATTTAATATTTTTGAGCCTCAAGACTTACAACGAGCTTTAAAAGAAGTCTATCGAGTTCTCAAGCCTAAGGGAAGATTAATTATGAGTGACCCGATCGCAACTCGTCCTATTCCCACCAACCTCCAATCTGATGAACGTCTCCGCGCCATGTGTCTATCAGGAGCATTAACCTATGATCAATATATTCATTATCTCGTTGAAGTAGGATTTGGACAGATAGAAGTCCGTGCTCGTCGTCCCTATCGTTTGCTTGATACTCATAGCTTTGATTTGGATACACCGCTAATGTTAGAGAGCTTAGATTCCGTATCATTTAAGGTTCCCATTCCTAGTGATGGAGCCTGCGTGTTTACAGGTAAAACCGCAGTTTATAGCGGCTCTGACTCATCTTTAGATGATCGTGCTGGGCATGTTTTGCAGCGTGGTAACCCGCTTTCTGTATGCGATAAAACCGCTTCAAAACTTGCGGAGAAGTTTCCTCAAGAGGTGATGATCACAGATTCCACTTGGCACTACAACGGTGGTGGATGTTGCTAA
- a CDS encoding 1-acyl-sn-glycerol-3-phosphate acyltransferase has translation MKQIISVIFFLTTKIIVLVLLGLRIQHRERLPTTGPAILVANHNSHLDTLVLLSLFPLSKVQHLRPVANEEYFLQQNPCLAWFARHILHIIPVSTESGNCRDNCSNHRNFFKNCADAIAENQILILYPEGTRGTPESIGEFRSGIAHLAKQHPHVPIVPIFLHGLGKALPKGDFLIVPLLCSICIGEAMYWNGQKQTFLQQLTERVQALSAEK, from the coding sequence ATGAAACAAATTATTAGCGTTATCTTCTTTCTAACCACAAAAATCATTGTCTTAGTCCTGCTAGGATTACGCATTCAACATCGTGAGAGATTACCCACAACTGGCCCCGCCATTCTTGTCGCAAATCACAATAGCCATCTAGATACCCTTGTTCTCTTGTCACTTTTCCCTTTGTCAAAGGTGCAGCATCTTCGCCCCGTCGCCAATGAGGAGTATTTTCTCCAGCAAAACCCTTGCTTAGCATGGTTTGCACGTCACATTCTACATATTATTCCCGTTTCAACTGAATCGGGTAACTGTCGAGATAATTGCAGCAACCATCGCAATTTCTTTAAAAACTGTGCCGATGCGATCGCCGAAAATCAGATTCTTATTCTCTATCCTGAAGGCACTAGAGGCACTCCTGAAAGCATCGGTGAGTTTAGAAGTGGCATCGCCCATCTAGCCAAGCAACATCCTCATGTACCGATCGTTCCCATTTTTCTACATGGTCTAGGCAAAGCTCTCCCCAAAGGCGACTTTCTCATCGTCCCATTACTCTGCTCGATCTGCATTGGTGAAGCCATGTACTGGAATGGACAAAAACAAACCTTTCTCCAGCAACTAACAGAGCGCGTTCAGGCGCTGTCAGCAGAAAAATGA